CGAGAAGACCGCCGCGGCGAAGGACGCCCCCGCCGTGCCGCGCGAGGTCTGGGTGCTCGTGTCGGCGGGCTTCGTCATCGCTCTCGGCTACGGCGTGGTCGCGCCGGCGCTGCCGCAGTTCGCACACAGCTTCGGTGTCGGAGTCACCGCGGCATCGGCGATCGTGTCGGTCTTCGCAGCGATGCGGCTGGCCTGCGCGCCCACCAGCGGCCGGCTGGTGACGCGGTTCGGCGAGCGTCCGATGTACGTCCTCGGCGTGTTCATCGTCGCCCTGTCGACACTCGCCTCCGCGTTCGCCCAAACTTACTGGCAACTCATGATTTTCAGGGGCGTCGGTGGCGTCGGCTCAGTGCTGTTCTCGCTGTCCGCGATGGGTCTGATGATCCGCATCTCGCCACCGGAGGCGCGTGGCCGCATCTCCGGGCTCTATTCCTCCAGCTTCGTCCTGGGCAGCATCAGCGGGCCGATGCTCGGCGGTGCGCTCATCGGCTTCGGGCTCCGCGTCCCGTTCTTGGTGTACGCCGTCGCGCTCTTCGGTGCGATCGCCGTCGTCCACGTCCAGTTGCGCGGAACCGACCTCGCCGAACTCGACGACTCGCCCACGAACGCGATGCCGTTGGCGGACGCGCTGCGGATCGGCGGCTATCGCTCGGCGGTCGCCACTGCCGCGATCTTCGGCTGGGTGTACGCGATGCGGGTGTCCATCGTGCCGCTCTATTTCACCCTGGTGCTGAACCAGCCCGACGGCGTCGCGGGACTCGCCCTGGCGACATACGCCTGTGGCGACGTCGTCGCGATGATGCCTGCAGGCCGGCTCGCGGATCGGGTCGGTCGCCGCCCACTCATCGTCCTCGGTATGACGATCCTCGCGCTGGCGACGCTGGTGCTGGCCTTCACCGGGTCGGTCTGGGTCGCCTTCGCGTCGACCCTGGTCGGCGGCATCGGCACCGGGATGGTCAGCCCGGCGCAGCAGGCAGTGCTGGCCGACGTGATGTACGGCCACGGACGCGGTGGCCCGGTGCTGGTCATCTTCCAGATGAGCCGGGACCTGGGCACCGTCATCGGGCCGGTTGTTGCCGGCTTCCTCGCCCAGGAATGGGGCTTCCCGACCGCGTTCACCGCCACTGCCGCGCTCGCAATGTGCGCCGCCGTGAGCTGGATCGTCGTGCGGGACACCCTGCACACGCGACCGGCAGCAGCACCCGCCGACTGACGGCGGGTGCGCGTCAGTGGCGGCGCAGGCGCTTGATCAGTACGCCGAGCACCGCGACACCGGCCAGTGCCGCCACCGCCTGTTTCCAGTACATCTTCGCCATGACCGGCAGCACCGTGGCACCGAGGTCGAGGGCGTCGTCACCGGACTTCGGCGCTGTCGCAGCGGGTGCCGCCGCGGGTTGCGGGGTGGCCGCTTGTTCCGGTGCCGGTGCGGCCGCAGCGGCAGCATCAGGCGCCGGAGTCGATGCACCCGGAGCCGACTCCGCCGCAGGCGCGGCGGTTTCCTCGGGCCCGCCATCGCCACCACCGGCGCCGACCTTGCCCTGCAGGCAGTCGACGAACTGACCCAGCAGCTTGTCCGAGACGTCCTGGATGACGCCGCGGCCGAACTGCGCCGGCTTGCCGGTGATCGACAGGTCGGTGACCACCTCGACCTTCGTCCCGTCATCGACGGGAGTCATGGTCGCAGTGACCAGCGCACCGGCGGTGCCGTTGCCGCGCTTGTCCTTGCCCTTGGCGTCGATGACCATCTTGTGCGCGGCCTCGTCGCGCTCGGTGAACGTGCCGGACCCCTTGTAGACCAGCGCGATCGGGCCGAGCTTGACCTTGACGGTGCCTTCGAAACCCTCGTCGTCAGCCGAGGTCACCTGCGCTCCCGGGAAGCACTCCGCGACCGACTCGATGTCCTGGAACGCCGCCCAGGTCTCGTCGACGCCGGCGGGCACGGTGAAGGAATGTGTCAGATCCATGTGATCATCCTGTCGCAGCGGTCAAGACGGCGCGACGGGTGAGGACCTCCGCGAGGTGCTTGCGGTAGTCCGCGTCGCCGTTCAGGTCGGTCGGCGGGTTGGTGCCGTCGGCAACTGCGCCGACTGCCGCTCGTATGGCGTCCTCGGTCGCGGGTTGCCCCTGCAACGCCTGCTCGACAGCGGTGGCCCGCAACGGCGTCGAGCCCATGTTGGTCAGCGCCACCCGTGCCTGCGAGATGGTGGCGCCCTCGGCCTTGACCGCCGCCGCGACCGCGACGATCGACCACTGCTGCGCGATGCGTACGAACTTCTCGTAGTGCGCGCCCCAGCCGGTGTGTTTTGGGATGCGCACCTCGGTGAGCAACTCGTCCTCACCGATCGCCGTCTCGAAGAGGTCGTCGAAGAAGTCAGATGCATCGACCGTCCGGGTGCTGCCGCCCTGTCCGGCGATGACGAACTGCGCACCCAGCGCGAGCGCGGGGGCGCCGACGTCACCCGCCGGATCCGCGTGTGCGAGCGCGCCACCGAAGGTGCCGCGATTGCGGACCTGTGCGTCGGCGACCGTGCGCACCGCTTTGCCGACGAGTGCGGCGTGCTCGGCGACCAGCGGGTCGGTGGCGACCGCGGTGTGCGTCGTCATCGCGCCGATGACGATGGCGTCGCCATCGTCCCGCACGCCCCGCAACGCATCGATCTTCCCCAAGTCGATGACGAACTCCGGTGCGTTCAGCCGCAATCGGAGCACCGGCAGCAGCGACTGCCCGCCCGCGATGATCTTGGCGTCGTCACCGTGCTCGGCCAGCAGCGCGAGCGCCTCCTCGACGGTCGCCGGTGCCGCGTAGTCGAACGCTGCAGGAATCATTGGCCTGCTCCTTCCGTCGCCGAGCCGGTATCGCCGGCCCGTCCAGCCGCGATGGCCGCGTAGACCCGTGCCGGTGAGCACGGCATGATGACGTCCTTCACGCCGAACTGCCGAACGGCGTCGAGCACCGCGTTGACCACAGCCGGGGTTGAGGCGATCGTGCCGGCCTCGCCGACTCCCTTGGTGCCCAACGTGTTCGTGGTCGCCGGTGTCGTCGCGTTGTGCACGTCGAAGCTGATCAGGTCGGCTGCGCTCGGCACCAAGTAGTCGACGAACGACCCGGACACGAGCGTGCCCGCCTCGTCGAACACGGCGTCCTCGTAGAGCGCCTGCGCGATGCCCTGCGCGAGGCCACCGTGCACCTGTCCTTCGACGATCAGCGGGTTGACGATGTTGCCGACGTCGTCGACGCAGGTGTACTTGTGCAGCTTGACCTGACCCGTCTCGGTGTCCACCTCGACGGCGCACAGGTGCGTGCCGTGCGGGTAGTTGAAGTTGACCGGGTCGAAGGTAGCTTCCGCGTCGATCGACGGCTCCATCCTGTCCGGCAGGTTGTGTGCCGTGAAGACCGCACCGGCGACCTCCTGGATGGACAGGCCGGCATCGGTGCCCTTGACGCTGAAGCGGCCACCGGCGAACTCGATGTCGTCCACCGACGCCTCCAGCAGGTGTGCGGCGACGGGCTTGGCCTTCTCGACCACCTTGTCCGCGGCTTTCACCAGCGCCTCGCCGCCGACCACCAGTGACCGGGAGCCGTAGGTGTCCAGGCCCTTCACCGACACCTGGGTGTCGCCGTGCAGGATCTCCACATCCTCGAACGGCACCCCGAGCCGGTCGGCGACGATCTGGCTGAACGCCGTCTCGTGCCCCTGGCCGTGCGCGCTGGTGCCGGTGGCGACCTCCACCTTGCCGGTCGCCAGCATCCGCACCGACGCGTGCTCCCAGCCACCGGCGCCGTAGTCCAGCGAACCGAGCACCCGGGAGGGTGCGAGGCCGCACATCTCGGTGAAGGTGGAGACGCCGATGCCCAGCTGCACCGGGTCCCCGGCCTCACGCCGACGGGCCTGCTCGGCACGCAGCTCGTCATACCCGAAGAACTGTTTGGCGGCCTCGGTCGCGGCTTCGTAGTTGCCCGAGTCGTATTCGAGCCCGGCGACGGTGGTGTAGGGGAACTCCTCGTGCTTGATCCAGTTCTTCTCGCGCAATTCGAGCGGGTCCACGCCGAGCTCGTTGGCGAGCTCGCTCATCAGGCGCTCGATCGCGAACGTCGCCTCCGGGCGCCCGGCGCCGCGGTAGGCATCGGTCCACGTCTTGTTGGTCAGGACCGTCTGGCAGGCGAAGTGGTACGCCGGGATCTTGTAGATCGCGTTGTACATGAAGGCGCCGAGGACCGGGACGCCGCCGCCGACGATGGCGACATACGACCCGAGGTCCGCGGTGAGCTCCACCTTGAGGCCGGTGAGCGTGCCGTCCTTGGTGGCGGCCAGGGTCAGCTTCTGCCACTGGTCGCGGCCGTGGTGGGCGGCCATCATCGACTCGGAGCGGGTCTCGGTGTATTTCACCGGCTTGTGCTGCTGCCGGGCGATCCACCAGGCGAGCCACTCCTCGGGGGTGACCTGCAACTTGCCGCCGAAGCCGCCGCCCACGTCGGGTGCGATGACCCGGATCTTGTTCTCCGGCACCCCGGTCGTCGCGGCGAGCGCGAACCGCAGGATGTGCGGGACCTGGGTCGCCGACCACATCGTCAGCTGCTCACCCGTCGGGTCCACGACGACCGAGCGGGGCTCCATGAACGCGGGAATCAGCCGGTTCTGCCGGAACTCCCGCTCGATCACCACACCGTCGGTGCGGGCCTGCGCGATGGCGTCCTCGACGTTGCCGCCCGTGCCTGCCTCCGCCGAGTCGAACACCCACAGCGCCGACTTGTTGGTGCCGAGGTCCGGGTGCGCCAGCACCTTGTCCGCGGCGGCTTCCTTCAGGTCGATCGCCGCGGGCAGCTCCTCGTAGTCCACGTCGACCAGCTCGGCGGCGTCCCGTGCGGCAGCCGCGCTGCGCGCGACCACGACGGCCACGATCTCACCGGCGAAACTCACCCGGTCGGTCGGGAGCACGGCGTGCACCGGGGCCTTCTGGTCCGGGGTGATCGGCCAGGCGTTGATCAGGACGCCGACCGACTCGTCGAGGTCCGCCGCCGTGTAGACCGCGACCACGTTGGTGGCGGCCTTGGCCTCCGTGGTGTCGATCGACGTGATCTTGGCGTGCGCGAACGGGCTGCGCACCATGCCAAGATGCAGCATCCCCGGCAGCACGATGTTGTCGGTGTACCGGCTGCTGCCGGTGATCAGCCGACGGTCCTCCTTGCGGCGCCGGTCCCTGCCGATCTCGGCGGCGGGTCGGTCATCGGTGACAGTCACTGGGCGGCTCCCTTCCCTGCGGCCGCGGCGGTCTGCACCGCGCGGACGATGTTGTGGTAGCCGGTGCACCGGCACAGGTTGCCTTCCAGGCCCTCGCGGATCTCTTCCTCGGTCGGGTCCGGATTCTCGTTCAGCAGGTCGACCGACCGCATGATCATGCCCGGCGTGCAGTAGCCGCACTGCAGGGCGTGGCACTCGTGGAAGGCCTCCTGCATCGGGTGCAGATCGCCTCCGTCGTAGGTCGCCGCCAGGCCCTCGATGGTGGTGACCTCGGCGCCGTCGGCCTGCACGGCGAGCATGTTGCAGGACTTCACCGCGTGCCCGTTCAGGTGGACGGTGCAGGCACCGCAGTTGCTGGTGTCGCAACCGATGAGTGTGCCTGTCTTACCTAACTTTTCACGCAGGAACTGCACGAGCAGCATCCGTGGCTCGACGTCTTCGGCGACTTTGCCCCCGTCGACGGTGAGTTCGATCTTCGTCATGTTGGCACCCTTTTCAGTACGCAGACTTGTGGCGTCAACTCCGAACCTAGGTGGCCTTGGTTGGCCGAAGGTTGGCCTCAGCGCTGGGCGGCCGCGAGCCGTCCGCGCAGCAGCGGGACGGCACGGTGTCCGGTGGTGCCGAGCCGGGCCAGGCAGGCTTCCAGCACCTCGACGTCGTAGGGCGCGATCTCGCTGTAGCCGAGGACCGCGTCGGGGTCGGGGTCGGCCAGCAGCGCCTCACGCACCGCGACCGCGACGACCTCGGCCAGCTCGGACAACGCCGGTGAGTTGGTGCCGGGCATCAGGTCACCGCCGTATGCCGTGACGGCGGCCAGCACCTGGCCCTGGCGGATCCGCTCCAGGACCTCGTCGACGTCGATCGTGACCGGCAGCATCAGCCGGTAGGGCCGCGACGAGATGGCGCCGCCGAGGGTGGACCGCAGATGCGACACCTCCGCCTTGAGGGTGGACACGCTGACCGCGGCGTCGCCGTACAACAGCGCGTGCAGACGTTCCAGCGACAGACCGTCCGGGTGCAGCGCGAGCAACGCGAGGATCTCGGTCTGCCGGCGGTTGAGCAGCAGCCGCTGACCGTCCAGCCGTGCCTCGGCCGCACCCAGCAACGTCAGCGAGAGCCCTTGGTCGACCGGGGGCAGACCCAGCCGGGGGTGCTGCCGGGTGTCCGGCATGGCGCTCTCGATCATCCGCGCCATCATCCGGGCGGTCGCCAGCCCGATCGGGTGTGCGCGATCCCAGGTGGTCGACAGGTCGATGACCCCGAGACGTTCACCGGTCACCGGGTCGTGCACCGGGGCGGCCCAGCACACCCAGTTGTGCACGATGGGCGAGAAGTGTTCGGCGGAGAAGACGGTCGCCGGTTGGTCGAGCCGGCCGGCCAGATCCAGCGCGTTGGTGCCGACGCTGGCATCGTCCCAGCGCCCGCCCGCGACGAAGTTGACGGTCTCGGCCTTGCGACGCATCACCCGCCCGCCGTAGGTCCACAGGATCCGGGTCTGTGTGTCGGTGACGGCCAGCACCAGGTCGCCGTCCTCCGCGCTGCGCCGCAACTCGTCCTGCACCGCCATCACGGCGGCCTGCAACGGCGAGTCCTGCCAGAACGAGGCAGTGTCGTCCTCGTCGGCCAGGGGTGCCCCCGTGACCTCCAGGGCGGTCCCCTGCGCCGACCGGCGCCAACTGGACAGGATCTCCGGACGCACCGGCACGGACTCGTTGCCCTCTGTCACGAAGGCGGTCCAGGCCCGCACGGCATCCAGGCGGCGGTCGCGCAATGACGCAGCCACGTGGTCCACGGCACCTCCTGTGATCACCATCACACTATCTCGGCAGTGCAGCGCGTCAGGCGTGAATGCGACCTTCCCGCTCGCCCAGGCGGCCACCGCTGCCGCCCCACTGCCGCGCGATGATCTCGGCGGCGATGCTGATCGCGGTTTCTTCCGGGGTGCGCGCGCCCAGGTCGAGGCCGAGCGGGCTGTGCAGTTTCGCGAGGTTGTCCTCGGCAACCCCGATCTCCCGCAACCGGGCGATCCGGTCCTCGTGGGTGCGCCGTGAACCCATCGCCCCGATATAGGCGACCTCGGGAGCTCGCAACGCCACCTCCAGCAACGGCACGTCGAACTTGTGGTCGTGGGTGAGCACGGCGATGACCGTCCGCCCGTCGATCCGGCCGGCCTCGAGTTCGCCGGACAGGTAACGGTGTGGCCAGTCGACGATCACCTCGTCCGCGGCGGGGAACCGCGTCTTGGTGGCGAACACCGGACGCGCGTCGCACACGGTCACCCGGTAGCCGAGGAACGATCCGACCTTCGCGACCGCGGCGGCGAAGTCGATCGCCCCGAAGACCAGCATCCGCGGCGGCGGCGCGTACGACGAGACGAAGACCCGCATCCCGTCCTCCAGCCGCTGCCCGTCCGGGCCGTAGGTCAGGGTCGCGCTGCGGCCGCTGGCCAGCAGACCCATGCCGTCGTCGGAGACCGCGGAGTTCGCCCGGTCGCTGCCGATGTCGCCGACCGGGTCCTGCCCCGGCCGCAGCACCATCCGCCGCCCGATCCAGGACTTGTCGGGATGGTCGACCACCGTCGCGACCGCGACCGGCCGTTCGTGCTCGATGTCGTGGGCGACCGCTGCCAGCTCGGGGAAGGTAGTCTTGTCGATCTTCTCGACATACACGTCCAGGATCCCGCCACAGGTCAGGCCGACCGCGAAGGCGTCGTCGTCGGAGACGCCGTACCGCTGCAGCACGGGGGTGCCGGACTCCACGACCTCACCGGCGAGCTCGTAGACCGCGCCCTCGACGCAGCCGCCCGACACCGACCCGACGGCCTCGCCACCGGGCCCGACGAGCATGGAAGCCCCGGGCGGCCGGGGCGCCGACCGGAAGGTCGCGACGACCGTGCCGACTCCGACCGTCTTGCCCGCGTCGTACCACTCCATCAGCTCCGTCAGCACCTCACGCACTGGCGACCACCTCCAACACCTGCTCGAACGAACGCAGTGAGTGACCCGCGATGAAGTCGTCGCAGTGCGGCAGCACCGCAACGATCCCTTGCTGCACCGGCTCGTAACCGTCCTTGCCGCGATGCGGGTTGACCCACACCACCCGGTGTGCGAGGCGGCCCAGCCGGGCCATCTGTCCACCGAGCAGCGCTGCGTCGCCGCGCTCCCAGCCGTCACTGAAGACAACCACGACGGCACCCCGTGCCATTCCGCGCGCGCCCCATCGGTCCAGGAACGCCTCGAGCGTCTCGCCCAGCCGCGTGCCGCCGGCCCAGTCGGGGACCTCGTCGCCGGCCCGCACCAGGGCACGGTCCGGGTCGGCGGTGCGCAGTGCGGTCGTGATCCGGGTCAGCCGGGTGCCGAGCGTGAAGACCTCGACCGGAGCGCCCGTCCGCACGAGGGTGTGCGTGAGGCGAAGCAGCGCGTCGGCGTACGGGCGCATGCTGGCCGACACGTCGACGAGCAGCACGACACGCCGCGGCTCGGTCCCGCGCCGGCGGCGCCGTACCTGTCCCGGCTCCCCCATCAGTTGCAACGAGCCGCGCAGCGTGCGTTGCAGGTCGACCTCGCCGCGGCGCCACGGGGTATGACGGGCCGCGCGCCGTAGCGGCGCACGCGGATGGAGGGCGCGGATCATCGCGTCGAGGATCGCCTTCTGGGCCGCGTCCAGCTCGGCGACGTCCCGGTGGCGCAGGATCTCCGCCTCGGAGGCTGCGGCGCGCACCACGTCCTGCTCGCCCTCCCCGCCGTTCTCCCCCGGGTCGTCACTGACCGGCAACGGCGCCGCGACATCCTCCCGGCGTTCGCGCGGGATGGTGCGCGGCAGCTCGGACCGGTCGCCGAACCAGGCCTCGAAGACCCGGTCGTAGCGCTCCAGGGCGTCCGGGCCCGAGCACAAGGTGGCGCGGCCCGCGACATACACCGCCTCAGGGTCGTGCAGTCCCACGATGGCGGACGCCGTCAGGAAGCTGGTGGCCCGGTCCTGGGTGACCCGCACGCCGGCGGCGCGCAGGGCACGGGTGAAGCCGAGCAGGATCTCGTCGGGTGGATGCTGAGCGGTCATCTCGCGAGCATCCGGTCGAGGACGTGCTTGACCCGGTCGGTGTCCTCGCGATACTTCACCACCGCTCCGAGGGTGTTCGCGGCCTGCTCCAGGTCCAGCTCGCTGGCGCCGAGGCGCTGCAGGGCCCGTGCCCAGTCGAGGGTCTCGGCGACACCCGGCGGCTTGAGCAGGTGCTCGCCACGCAACTCCTGCACGACCTCGACGACCTGCCGGGCGAGCGCTGCGGGGACGTCGGGTTCGCGGCTGCGCACGATCGCGACCTCCCGCTCGAGCCCCGGGTGGTCGATCCAGTGGTAGAGGCAACGGCGCTTCAACGCGTCGTGCAGTTCCCGGGTGCGGTTCGAGGTGAGGACGACCGTCGGCGGCACCGCGGCGGCCACGGTGCCCAGCTCCGGGATGCTCACCGCCCAGGTCGACAGCACCTCGAGCAGGAACGCCTCGAACTCGTCGTCGGCCCGGTCGACCTCGTCGATCAGCAGCACCGCCGGCGACTCCCGCAACGCCCGCAGCACCGGACGGGAGAGCAGGAAACGCTCGTCGAAGAGCGACTTCTCCGCCTCCGTCGGATCGAGCGAACCGTCCTTGGTGGCCGCCTCGAGGGTCCGCAGGTGCAGGATCTGGCGCGGGAAGTCCCAGTCGTACAGCGCCTGCGTCGCATCGATGCCCTCGTAGCACTGCAGCCGGATCAGCGGCACACCGTGGATCTGCGCTAGTGCCTCGGCGAGGGCGGTCTTGCCGGTGCCGGGCTCGCCCTCCAGCAGCAGCGGGCGCTGCATCTCGCCCGCCAGGAACGTCACGGTGGCCAGTGCGGAGTCACTCAGGTAACCGGTCTGCTCCAGCGCCTGGGCCACTGCGCGGGGTGAGTTCATGCCGTCAGGCTAAGCCCGCCGGGTTGGTGTGGGGTTGGATAGCGCGTTCAGCGGTCCACATCCTGGCCGGTGGCCAGGTCCCCGCACTCGACCAGCACCGGCGGGTTGGCACGCAGGTAGTCCCGCGCGCCGCGGTCGCCCTTCGCCTCGGCCATCGCGCCCGCCCAGTGCTCGCGACCCAGCAGCACCGGGTGCCCGGGAACCCCTTGGTATGCCGCCCGCGCCAGCACCTGCGGCGTCTCCGGCTGCGCGAGGACCCGCTGTATGACGTCGGCGCCGACGTCGGGCAGGTCGACCAGGGTGAGCAGGCACCGCGTCTCGTCGGTCAACGCGGTGACCCCGGCGCGCAGCGAGGCGCCCATACCGGTCTCCCAGTCGTGCGCCACCACGATGTCGACGGCGTGCTCGTCGAGCAGCCCGCGGGCCTGGTCGGCGGCCGCGCCCAGCACGACGACCACCCGGTCGCAGGCGCTCAGCACGTCGACCGCGTGGACCAGCCAGCCGTCGACCAGTGCCTTGGGCTTTCCCATCCGTCGCCCGGCGCCCGCCGCCAGCACGATCCCTGCGGTCGTCATACGCGCCAGTATGGCGGCTCGGCCCTCCCCCGACGTCCAGTGGTTGCCCAGACACCGCGCCTAACGTGCCGAGGGTGGACATGACGCAGTACGGCCTGGTGGCAGTGGGGATAGCCCTTTTCACGATCATCGCGATCGCGCTGATCGAGGCCGGTGGCCGGCACAAGGAGCGGTAGCCGCCGCACCGGGGTGACCGCCGCACGAGGCGGCACCGCGTCGGCCTAGGGTGACGGGGTCATGCATCCACTCGCGAAGCTCCGCATCGACGGCTTCATCGTGGCGATCCTCGCCACCGTCGTCCTCGCGAGCGTCTTCCCCGCGAGTGCGTCGTTCGCGCCCACACTCGACCACCTGGTCACCGCCGCGATCGCCCTGCTGTTCTTCCTGTACGGCGCCCGCATGCACCCGCAGGAGGCGTGGCGCGGCCTGCAGCACTGGCGGCTGCACACGCTGATCCTGGCGTTCACGTTCGTGGTGTTCCCGGTGATCGGGATCGGCCTGCGGGTGCTCCAGCCGCATCTGCTGTCCGCCGACCTCTACACCGGTGTGCTCTACCTGACCCTGGTGCCGTCGACCGTCCAGTCGTCGATCGCGTTCACCTCGATCGCGCGCGGCAACGTCGCCGGCGCGATCGTCAGCGCGTCGGCGTCGAACCTGCTCGGTGTGTTCCTGACGCCGCTGCTGGTGATCGCGATGACGAGCGCCGGGCTGATCGGCGGCAGCGGCAACATCTCCATCAGCGGGCAGCAGATGGTCGACATCTGCCTGCAGATCCTCGCCCCGTTCATCGTCGGCCAACTCGCCCGCCCGCTCGTCGGCTCCTTCGTCGAGGGGCACCGGGCGCGGCTGAAGTATGTCGACCGCGGCTCCATCGTGCTGGTCGTCTATGCGGCGTTCAGCAAGGGCGTGCGGCAGCACATCTGGCACGCGGTGGACCCGGGGCAGATCCTGTTCCTCATCGCGTTGTCGATCGTGCTGGTCATCTTCATGTTGTGGCTCACCTGGCACGCGGCGCAGCGGCTGGGCTTCGACCACGCGGACTGCATCGCGGTGCAGTTCTGCGGCACGAAGAAGAGCCTGGCGAGCGGACTACCCATGGCAGCAGTGCTTTTCGCCGGTCACGGGGTCAGCATCATCGTGTTGCCGCTGATGGTCTTCCATCAGGTGCAGTTGATGATGTGTTCCTGGCTGGCGTCCCGTTACGCGGCGGCGCCCGAGACCTGACGGCGCGGTTCGGGTCGCACCCGCTCGGCGACGACCGACACCAGGTAGAGCGCGAAGCTGACGAAGGCGATCAGCACGCTCGCCTTGATGTCGGTGTCGCTCAGCGCGAGGCTCAGCAGGAAACCACCGTCCGCGGCGATCAGTGCGAACGCCACGGAGACCGCGACGAACTTCAACGGGTCCGCGGTCCAGCGCCGCGCCGAGGCCGCCGGCGTGATCGCCAGACTGAGGACCAGCAGGGTGCCGACCACCTGGGCCGCCTCGGTCACCGTGAGCGCCAGCAGCACCAGGAAGACCAGGCTGAGCGCGTTGACCGGGACACCGCGCGCGCTCGCGACGGCGGAGTCGACGGAGGCGAACAGCAGCGGCCGGAAGATCACGACCATCACGATCAGGACCACCAGGGCGAGCGCGCCGAGCACCAGGACGTCGCCGGTCGATGCCGTGACCAGGGAGCCGAAGAGGATGTTGGTCGCCGCCGACGCGAAGCCGTTGTAGAAGCTCAGCAGGAAGACACCGAGGCCCAGCCCGAACGCGAGGACGACGCCGATCGCGGTGTTCCCCTCGCGTTGCCGTCGTCCGAGCAGCGCGAACGCCGCCGCGATGACGAGTGACCCGATGAGCGCACCTCGGACCGCGTCACCGGCGATCAGCAGCCCGGCGACCGCGCTGGTGAACGACAGCTCGGCCGTGCCGTGCACCGCGAAGGCCATGTCGCGCATCACCACGAACGGAGCGACCAGGCCGCAGGTCAGCGCGATCAGGGTCGCCGCGATGAGGGCGTGCTGCGCGAACGAGTAGTGCAGCAGCTCGAACATGTTGCTCACTTCGGCGTTGTCCTCACGCGGAGACGGCCTCGGGGCCGCAGTGGTGGGACAGTTCGGGTGACTCGCCGCCGCCGACGACGATCACCCGGCCACGGACGCGCAGCACGTCCACCGGTGATCCGTAGAGCTGCGAGAGCCGTTCGGTGGTGAGCACCTCGTCGGGCGTGCCCACCGCCCATTTCCCGCCGACCAGATAGACGATCCGGTCGACGAACGGCAGGATCGGGTTGATCTCGTGCGTCACCATGACGATGGCGGTGCCGGACTCGCGGCGCCGCCGGTCGAGCAGGTCGAGCACACCCTCCTGATGACGCAGGTCGAGTGAGGTGAGCGGCTCGTCGCACAGCAGGACCTGCGGATCGCTCATCAGCGCCTGCGCGATCCGCAGCCGCTGCTGTTCACCGCCGGAGAGCCTGCCGATCGGCGCGTCGGCATACTCCTGCGCCCCGACCGCCCGGATCA
This genomic window from Flexivirga oryzae contains:
- a CDS encoding FAD binding domain-containing protein, which encodes MIPAAFDYAAPATVEEALALLAEHGDDAKIIAGGQSLLPVLRLRLNAPEFVIDLGKIDALRGVRDDGDAIVIGAMTTHTAVATDPLVAEHAALVGKAVRTVADAQVRNRGTFGGALAHADPAGDVGAPALALGAQFVIAGQGGSTRTVDASDFFDDLFETAIGEDELLTEVRIPKHTGWGAHYEKFVRIAQQWSIVAVAAAVKAEGATISQARVALTNMGSTPLRATAVEQALQGQPATEDAIRAAVGAVADGTNPPTDLNGDADYRKHLAEVLTRRAVLTAATG
- a CDS encoding (2Fe-2S)-binding protein, with translation MTKIELTVDGGKVAEDVEPRMLLVQFLREKLGKTGTLIGCDTSNCGACTVHLNGHAVKSCNMLAVQADGAEVTTIEGLAATYDGGDLHPMQEAFHECHALQCGYCTPGMIMRSVDLLNENPDPTEEEIREGLEGNLCRCTGYHNIVRAVQTAAAAGKGAAQ
- a CDS encoding molybdopterin cofactor-binding domain-containing protein; its protein translation is MTVTDDRPAAEIGRDRRRKEDRRLITGSSRYTDNIVLPGMLHLGMVRSPFAHAKITSIDTTEAKAATNVVAVYTAADLDESVGVLINAWPITPDQKAPVHAVLPTDRVSFAGEIVAVVVARSAAAARDAAELVDVDYEELPAAIDLKEAAADKVLAHPDLGTNKSALWVFDSAEAGTGGNVEDAIAQARTDGVVIEREFRQNRLIPAFMEPRSVVVDPTGEQLTMWSATQVPHILRFALAATTGVPENKIRVIAPDVGGGFGGKLQVTPEEWLAWWIARQQHKPVKYTETRSESMMAAHHGRDQWQKLTLAATKDGTLTGLKVELTADLGSYVAIVGGGVPVLGAFMYNAIYKIPAYHFACQTVLTNKTWTDAYRGAGRPEATFAIERLMSELANELGVDPLELREKNWIKHEEFPYTTVAGLEYDSGNYEAATEAAKQFFGYDELRAEQARRREAGDPVQLGIGVSTFTEMCGLAPSRVLGSLDYGAGGWEHASVRMLATGKVEVATGTSAHGQGHETAFSQIVADRLGVPFEDVEILHGDTQVSVKGLDTYGSRSLVVGGEALVKAADKVVEKAKPVAAHLLEASVDDIEFAGGRFSVKGTDAGLSIQEVAGAVFTAHNLPDRMEPSIDAEATFDPVNFNYPHGTHLCAVEVDTETGQVKLHKYTCVDDVGNIVNPLIVEGQVHGGLAQGIAQALYEDAVFDEAGTLVSGSFVDYLVPSAADLISFDVHNATTPATTNTLGTKGVGEAGTIASTPAVVNAVLDAVRQFGVKDVIMPCSPARVYAAIAAGRAGDTGSATEGAGQ
- a CDS encoding SRPBCC family protein; amino-acid sequence: MDLTHSFTVPAGVDETWAAFQDIESVAECFPGAQVTSADDEGFEGTVKVKLGPIALVYKGSGTFTERDEAAHKMVIDAKGKDKRGNGTAGALVTATMTPVDDGTKVEVVTDLSITGKPAQFGRGVIQDVSDKLLGQFVDCLQGKVGAGGGDGGPEETAAPAAESAPGASTPAPDAAAAAAPAPEQAATPQPAAAPAATAPKSGDDALDLGATVLPVMAKMYWKQAVAALAGVAVLGVLIKRLRRH
- a CDS encoding transcriptional regulator, with product MDHVAASLRDRRLDAVRAWTAFVTEGNESVPVRPEILSSWRRSAQGTALEVTGAPLADEDDTASFWQDSPLQAAVMAVQDELRRSAEDGDLVLAVTDTQTRILWTYGGRVMRRKAETVNFVAGGRWDDASVGTNALDLAGRLDQPATVFSAEHFSPIVHNWVCWAAPVHDPVTGERLGVIDLSTTWDRAHPIGLATARMMARMIESAMPDTRQHPRLGLPPVDQGLSLTLLGAAEARLDGQRLLLNRRQTEILALLALHPDGLSLERLHALLYGDAAVSVSTLKAEVSHLRSTLGGAISSRPYRLMLPVTIDVDEVLERIRQGQVLAAVTAYGGDLMPGTNSPALSELAEVVAVAVREALLADPDPDAVLGYSEIAPYDVEVLEACLARLGTTGHRAVPLLRGRLAAAQR
- a CDS encoding MFS transporter; this translates as MIEKTAAAKDAPAVPREVWVLVSAGFVIALGYGVVAPALPQFAHSFGVGVTAASAIVSVFAAMRLACAPTSGRLVTRFGERPMYVLGVFIVALSTLASAFAQTYWQLMIFRGVGGVGSVLFSLSAMGLMIRISPPEARGRISGLYSSSFVLGSISGPMLGGALIGFGLRVPFLVYAVALFGAIAVVHVQLRGTDLAELDDSPTNAMPLADALRIGGYRSAVATAAIFGWVYAMRVSIVPLYFTLVLNQPDGVAGLALATYACGDVVAMMPAGRLADRVGRRPLIVLGMTILALATLVLAFTGSVWVAFASTLVGGIGTGMVSPAQQAVLADVMYGHGRGGPVLVIFQMSRDLGTVIGPVVAGFLAQEWGFPTAFTATAALAMCAAVSWIVVRDTLHTRPAAAPAD